One Spinacia oleracea cultivar Varoflay chromosome 4, BTI_SOV_V1, whole genome shotgun sequence DNA segment encodes these proteins:
- the LOC110800850 gene encoding uncharacterized protein yields the protein MEDPPFYPSVLGQTQMTPNRVSMRPRMVPSRREPTYHIQQGFNNLTLRHMSTPFSEDIINAPKEPKVKTPTIEAYDGTTDPDMHLVAYRHHMYVQGTNEATWFMAHKEERKTSMHLGRIQQGNDESLRSYVKRFNLEAGQIPDLPDGVSFDNFIRGLNKGSFKFDLVKKSVRTMAEVLDEAEAFILETEICSASKDGKTGEATDSSGKKDKTARKTPRVNGTWALSKEHDTNSPGHKRERPQEREYFEYNTDLLTILVDVWTKFDLERPFPMKSPAECRDPKLYCQFHVDIGHDTKNCRSLKRALDGLASK from the exons ATGGAAGATCCTCCATTTTACCCCTCTGTTCTAGGGCAGACCCAAATGACGCCTAACAGAGTGAGCATGCGTCCTCGTATGGTCCCCAGCCGTCGTGAACCAACCTATCATATCCAACAAGGGTTTAATAACCTGACGTTGAGGCATATGAGCACCCCCTTTTCTGAGGACATAATAAACGCCCCGAAAGAACCCAAAGTCAAAACCCCCACCATTGAAGCCTATGACGGTACCACCGACCCAGATATGCACCTAGTTGCATACCGTCACCACATGTATGTTcagggaaccaatgaagccacctg gttcatggcacacaaggaagaaaggaaaacaagcatgCATTTGGGACGCATTCAACAAGGAAACGATGAGTCACTAAGAAGCTATGTGAAGCGCTTCAATCTAGAGGCTGGACAGATCCCAGATCTTCCCGACGGCGTCTCCTTCGATAATTTTATCAGGGGACTGAATAAAGGATCATTCAAGTTTGACTTAGTTAAGAAGAGCGTTCGGACTATGGCTGAAGTATTGGATGAGGCTGAAGCATTTATCCTCgaaacagaaatatgcagcgcgtccAAAGATGGAAAGACTGGTGAGGCAACAGATTCCTCAGGGAAGAAAGACAAGACAGCCCGAAAAACACCACGAGTAAATGGTACTTGGGCTCTTTCgaaagagcatgataccaatTCTCCTGGACACAAGAGAGAACGTCCACAAGAAAGAGAATATTTCGAGTACAACACGGACCTCCTAACAATATTGGTAGACGTCTGGACCAAGTTTGATCTTGAACGGCCTTTCCCCATGAAGTCTCCTGCTGAGTGTCGAGACCCTAAGCTGTATTGCCAGTTCCACGTGGATATAGGGCATGACACCAAGAACTGCAGAAGCTTGAAGAGAGCCCTAGACGGCCTGGCCTCCAAATGA